A region of Burkholderiales bacterium JOSHI_001 DNA encodes the following proteins:
- a CDS encoding ABC-type dipeptide/oligopeptide/nickel transport system, permease component (PFAM: Binding-protein-dependent transport system inner membrane component), giving the protein MQGPAMNTTALEAVQAAPPGPLKSFWLAFKDNKGAVAGLVVVVFIALMAVFADVVAPHSPTEQFREAVRAVPMWEAGGSSRFVLGTDGLGRDMLSRLIHGARISLFIGLAVMSVSCLIGTLLGLACAALGSAVDVVVTRLMDLIMAIPSLVLAILVVAVLGPSLVNTIVAVTIVYLPRYVRLVRATALAELGKDYVTAARVAGVGPVRLMFATVLPNCLAPLIVQAALGVSDAILEAAALGFLGLGAQPPTAEWGTMLADAREFIRSNPWQVTFPGLAILLTVVSINLAGDGLRDALDPKMRRS; this is encoded by the coding sequence ATGCAGGGCCCTGCCATGAACACCACAGCCTTGGAAGCGGTTCAAGCCGCCCCACCCGGACCGCTGAAGTCCTTCTGGCTCGCCTTCAAGGACAACAAGGGGGCCGTCGCCGGCCTGGTGGTGGTGGTGTTCATCGCGCTGATGGCCGTCTTTGCCGACGTGGTGGCGCCGCATTCCCCCACCGAACAGTTCCGCGAGGCCGTGCGCGCCGTGCCCATGTGGGAAGCCGGCGGAAGCTCACGATTCGTGCTGGGCACCGACGGCCTGGGGCGCGACATGCTCTCGCGGCTGATTCACGGCGCGCGCATTTCGCTGTTCATCGGGCTGGCCGTGATGAGTGTCAGTTGCCTCATCGGTACGCTGCTGGGCCTGGCCTGCGCCGCGCTGGGCTCGGCAGTGGACGTGGTGGTGACGCGGCTGATGGACCTGATCATGGCCATTCCCAGCCTGGTGCTGGCCATCCTGGTGGTGGCGGTGCTGGGGCCGAGTCTCGTCAACACCATCGTCGCCGTCACCATCGTGTACCTGCCGCGCTACGTGCGCCTGGTGCGCGCCACCGCCCTGGCCGAACTGGGCAAGGACTACGTCACCGCCGCGCGCGTGGCCGGGGTGGGGCCGGTGCGCTTGATGTTCGCCACCGTGCTGCCCAACTGCCTGGCGCCGCTGATCGTGCAGGCCGCCCTCGGCGTCTCCGACGCCATCCTGGAAGCCGCCGCGCTCGGCTTCCTGGGCCTGGGCGCCCAGCCGCCCACCGCCGAGTGGGGCACCATGCTGGCCGACGCGCGCGAGTTCATCCGCAGCAACCCCTGGCAGGTCACCTTCCCCGGCCTGGCCATCCTGCTGACCGTGGTGTCCATCAACCTGGCGGGCGACGGACTGCGTGATGCCCTGGACCCGAAGATGAGACGGTCATGA
- a CDS encoding oligopeptide/dipeptide ABC transporter, ATP-binding protein (PFAM: ABC transporter; Oligopeptide/dipeptide transporter, C-terminal region~TIGRFAM: oligopeptide/dipeptide ABC transporter, ATP-binding protein, C-terminal domain), whose amino-acid sequence MSLLDIQGLTVTFSTRTGPFTAVDGIDLQVAPNEVLGIVGESGSGKSVAMLALMGLLPWNATVSAKRMVFNGQDLAALSARQRRAVIGRDIAMVFQEPMSSLNPCFTVGWQIGEALAAHLDLNAAQRRERVVALLAQVGIPDPARRARAFPHQLSGGMCQRVMIAMALACAPKLLIADEPTTALDVTIQAQILNLLKSLQRDTGMGLVLITHDLGVVAELADRVVVQYAGRQVESQSAATLFRDPHHPYTAALLAALPERAQGRRLAAIPGLVPAQGSRPAGCLFAPRCAHATTTCQTLAPAAAGDDLGRALCHTPLVDGVPQALSARAAA is encoded by the coding sequence ATGAGCCTCTTGGACATCCAAGGCCTGACGGTCACCTTCAGCACCCGCACCGGGCCCTTCACCGCGGTGGATGGCATCGATCTTCAGGTCGCGCCCAACGAAGTGCTGGGCATCGTGGGCGAATCGGGCTCGGGCAAGAGCGTGGCCATGCTGGCGCTGATGGGCCTGCTGCCGTGGAACGCCACGGTGAGTGCAAAGCGCATGGTGTTCAACGGCCAGGACCTGGCCGCTTTGTCAGCGCGCCAGCGCCGCGCCGTCATCGGCCGCGACATCGCCATGGTGTTCCAGGAACCCATGTCCTCGCTGAACCCCTGTTTCACCGTGGGCTGGCAGATCGGCGAGGCCCTGGCCGCCCACCTGGACTTGAACGCCGCGCAGCGCCGCGAGCGCGTGGTGGCGCTGCTGGCGCAGGTGGGCATTCCCGACCCCGCGCGGCGCGCGCGCGCCTTTCCGCACCAGCTGTCCGGCGGCATGTGCCAGCGCGTGATGATCGCCATGGCCCTGGCCTGCGCGCCCAAGCTGCTGATCGCCGACGAACCCACCACGGCCTTGGACGTCACCATCCAGGCCCAGATCCTGAACCTGCTGAAAAGCCTGCAGCGCGACACCGGCATGGGCCTGGTGCTCATCACCCACGACCTGGGCGTGGTGGCCGAACTGGCCGACCGCGTGGTGGTGCAGTACGCCGGGCGCCAGGTGGAAAGCCAAAGCGCCGCCACGCTGTTCCGCGATCCCCACCACCCCTACACCGCCGCGCTGCTGGCCGCGCTGCCCGAACGCGCCCAGGGCCGCCGCCTGGCCGCCATTCCGGGCCTGGTGCCGGCCCAGGGCAGCCGGCCGGCGGGCTGCCTGTTCGCGCCCCGCTGCGCCCATGCCACCACCACCTGCCAGACCCTGGCGCCCGCAGCAGCGGGCGACGACCTGGGTCGCGCCTTGTGCCACACGCCGCTGGTGGATGGTGTGCCGCAGGCCTTGTCGGCACGGGCCGCCGCATGA
- a CDS encoding oligopeptide/dipeptide ABC transporter, ATP-binding protein (PFAM: ABC transporter; Oligopeptide/dipeptide transporter, C-terminal region~TIGRFAM: oligopeptide/dipeptide ABC transporter, ATP-binding protein, C-terminal domain), with protein sequence MSLVLEARNLHRHYAVRRGLFAAPATLRALNGVSFSVAAGRTLAVVGESGCGKSTLARLLTMIEPPTEGELLIDGADVAEADAVLKRQLRRQVQIVFQNPYGSLNPRQTVGDALAEPLRANGAGSAAEREAAVQDMLRQVGLRPEHAGRYPHMFSGGQRQRIAIARALVLKPRVLVLDEPVSALDVSIRAQVLNLLVDLQQALGVAYVFISHDLGVVKHVADEVMVMYLGAVVEQGPAAAVLSHPQHPYTRALLSATPSVDPGTRRERIVLAGELPSPLAPPSGCAFHTRCPWALPTCQAQRPVLQALGPQQVACWVAAAGPGATAA encoded by the coding sequence ATGAGCCTTGTTCTTGAAGCCCGCAACCTGCACCGCCACTACGCGGTGCGGCGCGGCCTGTTTGCGGCGCCGGCCACGCTGCGGGCGCTGAACGGCGTCAGCTTCTCGGTGGCCGCGGGCCGCACGCTGGCGGTGGTGGGTGAATCGGGCTGCGGCAAGAGCACGCTGGCGCGCCTGCTGACGATGATCGAGCCGCCCACCGAAGGCGAACTGCTGATCGACGGCGCCGACGTGGCCGAGGCCGATGCGGTCCTGAAGCGCCAGTTGCGCCGCCAGGTGCAGATCGTGTTCCAGAACCCCTATGGCTCGCTGAACCCGCGCCAGACCGTGGGCGATGCGCTGGCCGAGCCGCTGCGTGCCAACGGCGCGGGCAGCGCGGCCGAACGCGAGGCCGCGGTGCAGGACATGCTGCGCCAGGTGGGCCTGCGGCCGGAACACGCCGGGCGCTACCCGCACATGTTCTCCGGCGGCCAGCGACAGCGCATCGCGATTGCGCGCGCCCTGGTGCTGAAACCCCGCGTGCTGGTGCTGGACGAGCCGGTGTCGGCGCTGGACGTGTCCATCCGGGCCCAGGTGCTGAACCTGTTGGTGGACCTGCAGCAGGCACTCGGCGTGGCCTATGTCTTCATCAGCCACGACCTGGGCGTGGTGAAACACGTGGCCGATGAGGTGATGGTGATGTACCTGGGCGCGGTGGTGGAGCAGGGCCCGGCCGCCGCGGTGCTGTCCCACCCGCAGCACCCCTACACCCGCGCCTTGCTGTCGGCCACGCCCAGCGTGGACCCCGGCACGCGGCGCGAACGCATCGTGCTGGCGGGCGAGCTGCCCTCGCCGCTGGCCCCGCCCAGCGGCTGCGCCTTCCACACCCGCTGCCCCTGGGCCTTGCCGACATGCCAGGCCCAGCGTCCGGTGCTGCAGGCCCTGGGTCCCCAACAGGTGGCGTGCTGGGTGGCTGCGGCCGGCCCAGGCGCCACCGCCGCCTGA
- a CDS encoding NAD(FAD)-dependent dehydrogenase (PFAM: Pyridine nucleotide-disulphide oxidoreductase) encodes MSTEPIVIVGGGHAAAQLCASLAEAGLGPRVHLVCEEPLLPYQRPPLSKAYLKNPDEPLQTLKAEAWLREQGITLHVGQRATAIDRAARTVTLADGHVLPYARLVLATGTRARLLPGVGSDLANVAALRTAADAQRLRGLLAAASSVTVLGGGFIGLELAATARAQGKAVTVLETAPRLLGRSVSAELAAHVLATHQAAGTQVRLGVTVGDFQVAGGRLASLSVDGQPQPVDLLVLGIGAVPETTLAQAAGLDCDNGVRVDACLRSSDPQILAMGDCSNFTAQPQAGEPGARLRLESVQNANDQARTAAATLQEREEPYAALPWFWSEQGAMRLQMVGLLPAGATSRRRPGANPQSFSLLHFVGERLACVESVNAAADHLAARKLIERGCSLAPSVLCDPAVALKAHL; translated from the coding sequence ATGAGCACCGAACCCATCGTCATCGTCGGCGGCGGCCATGCCGCCGCGCAGCTGTGCGCCAGCCTGGCCGAAGCCGGCCTGGGCCCGCGCGTGCACCTGGTGTGCGAAGAGCCGCTGCTGCCCTACCAGCGCCCGCCCCTGTCCAAGGCCTACCTCAAGAACCCCGACGAGCCCCTGCAGACGCTGAAGGCCGAAGCCTGGCTGCGCGAGCAGGGCATCACCCTGCACGTCGGCCAGCGCGCCACGGCCATCGACCGCGCAGCCCGCACCGTCACGCTCGCCGACGGCCATGTGCTGCCCTATGCCCGGCTGGTGCTGGCCACCGGCACCCGGGCGCGATTGCTGCCAGGCGTGGGGTCGGACCTGGCCAATGTGGCCGCGCTGCGCACCGCGGCCGATGCGCAGCGCCTGCGCGGCCTGCTGGCGGCAGCGTCTTCGGTCACCGTGCTGGGCGGGGGCTTCATCGGGCTGGAACTGGCGGCCACCGCGCGGGCGCAGGGCAAGGCGGTGACGGTGCTGGAAACCGCGCCGCGCCTGCTGGGCCGCAGTGTCAGCGCTGAACTGGCGGCGCACGTGCTGGCCACGCACCAGGCCGCCGGCACCCAGGTGCGCCTGGGCGTGACGGTGGGCGATTTCCAGGTGGCCGGTGGCCGCCTGGCGTCGCTGAGCGTGGACGGCCAGCCGCAGCCCGTGGACCTGCTGGTGCTGGGCATCGGCGCGGTGCCGGAAACCACCCTGGCGCAGGCCGCCGGCCTGGACTGCGACAACGGCGTGCGCGTGGACGCGTGCCTGCGCAGCAGCGACCCGCAGATCCTGGCCATGGGCGACTGCAGCAACTTCACGGCCCAGCCCCAAGCGGGTGAACCGGGCGCGCGGCTGCGGCTGGAGTCGGTGCAGAACGCCAACGACCAGGCCCGCACCGCCGCCGCCACGCTGCAGGAGCGTGAAGAACCCTATGCCGCGCTGCCCTGGTTCTGGTCCGAACAAGGTGCCATGCGGCTGCAGATGGTGGGCCTGTTGCCGGCCGGGGCGACATCCCGCCGCCGCCCCGGTGCCAACCCGCAGAGCTTCTCGTTGCTGCACTTCGTGGGCGAGCGCCTGGCCTGCGTGGAAAGCGTCAACGCGGCGGCCGACCACCTGGCCGCGCGCAAGCTGATCGAGCGCGGCTGCAGCCTGGCACCGTCGGTGTTGTGCGATCCGGCGGTGGCGCTGAAGGCCCACCTGTAG
- a CDS encoding adenylate/guanylate cyclase family protein (PFAM: Adenylate and Guanylate cyclase catalytic domain~manually curated), translated as MSSPPAHEAPAPHRSEPDQAPGRHVVTLLFADLSRSTELAAAMEAENYAGLLAQLRRAYGDQVQRHGGQVVRVQGDGLLAMFGHPETREDDARRAVQTALALHAQVRGLRIALPPGFGLSLHSGIHGGLVLIGQGDIERGRFELMGPVPNIAARLSDAAGPDEIVVSTETLGPSLRHFVGSAPAPLRVKGRNEPVSVTRISAEADAALAMPVGLGRGADLVGRGAERDRLHACLQQARSQGVQVVALAGAPGIGKTRLAQAVLHDAAAQGWHVLRGHCDDTLGAEPMQPFQQVLRGLGVAPPDKAAATVAAVRSALQAHSQSQPLVLFIDDWQWADDASHQVLLALHQLTGCALLVLLTTRHTEHPAGLEETDHTLVLAPLDDAAALRLVAARLPGVDPFVQGEVCRHAGGNPMFIDELCHSVLRAHRHDTLLTQASDQAGLPGLNRLPGTAGWLSHLVLSRLNALPAAQADLVRAAAVIGNVVPAWLLEHLTGHGADDPALRALAGQDFLYPGDRPGMLRFKHGMARDVVYDGIGLHQRQWLHLRTAAALLQRTADQPDDEHLDALAHHFDAGGESTLAARYAERAGDRALAASALDRARGHYRVALAALDRLVPNGDRALRWIAIAQRLGMVSLYDAKRADLALARRALVLAEEQADLAVRARARYWLGYIHYGLGNALEAVRQGEQALQEAQRCQDDRLAVQLVAVLGEAHTAAGQYAQALPLLEQAIDVKRRHRSGLRTNVGLAFSLVCRGCLLGDRGDFAAAEDNFAEALTCMVGEEHEIGATIHGWRAAVLLWQGRWQAAMSAAAESARIARATRSLAQYSIAWAIEHYARWMDTGQATALQGIEDATAWLAPRETGLYRSLNHGWLTEGLLAVGRREAARHHGALALRRARHSDRLGLAMSQRALALDAAATGRPQAAARHLARARDAARRRESPHEAAGTQLCEARLALAEGRGDQARALLDPAAMAFERLAMPWHLAQAQALLAHGAHFDAATLLCPRPLPVTAETEAAAKVA; from the coding sequence GTGTCTTCCCCCCCCGCGCACGAGGCGCCCGCTCCCCATCGCAGTGAACCCGACCAGGCGCCGGGTCGGCACGTGGTCACGCTGTTGTTCGCCGACCTGTCGCGCTCCACCGAACTGGCCGCGGCGATGGAGGCCGAGAACTACGCCGGCCTGCTGGCGCAGCTGCGCCGGGCCTATGGCGACCAGGTCCAGCGCCATGGCGGGCAGGTGGTGCGGGTGCAGGGCGACGGCCTGCTGGCCATGTTCGGCCACCCTGAAACCCGCGAGGACGACGCCCGCCGCGCCGTGCAGACCGCATTGGCGCTGCATGCGCAGGTGCGGGGGCTGCGCATCGCGCTGCCGCCGGGCTTCGGGCTGAGCCTGCATTCCGGCATCCACGGCGGCCTGGTGCTGATCGGCCAGGGCGACATCGAACGCGGCCGCTTCGAGCTGATGGGCCCGGTGCCCAACATTGCCGCCCGCCTGTCCGACGCGGCCGGGCCGGACGAGATCGTGGTCAGCACCGAGACCCTGGGACCATCCCTGCGCCACTTCGTGGGCAGCGCCCCGGCGCCCCTGCGCGTGAAGGGGCGCAACGAGCCGGTCAGCGTCACCCGCATCAGCGCCGAGGCCGACGCCGCCCTGGCCATGCCGGTGGGCCTGGGCCGCGGCGCCGACCTGGTGGGCCGCGGCGCCGAACGGGACCGCCTGCACGCCTGCCTGCAGCAGGCCCGCAGCCAGGGCGTGCAGGTGGTGGCGCTGGCCGGGGCGCCCGGCATCGGCAAGACGCGGCTGGCGCAGGCGGTGCTGCACGACGCGGCCGCGCAAGGCTGGCACGTGCTGCGCGGCCACTGCGACGACACGCTGGGCGCCGAACCGATGCAACCCTTCCAGCAGGTGCTGCGCGGGCTGGGCGTGGCGCCGCCGGACAAGGCCGCGGCCACGGTGGCCGCGGTGCGCAGCGCGCTGCAGGCACACAGCCAGTCCCAGCCGCTGGTGCTGTTCATCGACGACTGGCAATGGGCCGACGACGCCTCGCACCAGGTGCTGCTGGCCCTGCACCAGCTGACGGGCTGCGCCCTGCTGGTGCTGCTGACCACGCGCCACACCGAGCACCCGGCGGGCCTGGAAGAAACCGACCACACGCTGGTGCTGGCCCCGCTGGACGACGCGGCAGCGCTGCGCCTGGTGGCCGCCCGGCTGCCGGGGGTGGACCCCTTCGTGCAGGGCGAAGTCTGCCGCCACGCCGGCGGCAACCCGATGTTCATCGACGAGCTGTGCCACTCGGTGCTGCGTGCGCACCGGCACGACACGCTGCTGACCCAGGCGTCCGATCAGGCGGGCCTGCCGGGGCTGAACCGGCTGCCCGGCACCGCCGGCTGGCTGAGCCACCTGGTGCTGTCGCGGCTGAACGCGCTGCCAGCCGCGCAGGCCGACCTGGTGCGCGCGGCGGCCGTCATCGGCAACGTGGTGCCGGCCTGGTTGCTGGAACACCTGACCGGGCATGGCGCCGACGACCCCGCGCTGCGTGCGCTGGCCGGGCAGGATTTCCTCTACCCCGGCGACCGCCCGGGCATGCTGCGTTTCAAGCACGGCATGGCGCGCGACGTGGTCTACGACGGCATCGGCCTGCACCAGCGGCAATGGCTGCACCTGCGCACAGCCGCGGCCCTGCTGCAGCGCACGGCCGACCAGCCCGACGACGAACACCTGGACGCGCTGGCCCACCACTTCGACGCCGGCGGCGAAAGCACCCTGGCGGCGCGCTACGCCGAACGCGCCGGCGACCGCGCCCTGGCCGCGTCGGCCCTGGACCGGGCCCGTGGCCACTACCGCGTGGCCCTGGCCGCGCTGGACCGGCTGGTGCCGAACGGGGACCGCGCGCTGCGCTGGATTGCCATCGCGCAGCGGCTGGGCATGGTGTCGCTGTACGACGCCAAACGCGCCGACCTGGCGCTGGCCCGGCGCGCCCTGGTGCTGGCCGAGGAACAAGCCGACCTGGCCGTTCGCGCCCGCGCGCGCTACTGGCTGGGCTACATCCACTACGGCCTGGGCAACGCCCTGGAGGCCGTGCGCCAGGGCGAGCAGGCCCTGCAAGAGGCACAGCGCTGCCAGGACGACCGGCTGGCCGTGCAGCTGGTGGCGGTGCTGGGCGAAGCCCACACCGCGGCCGGGCAGTACGCCCAGGCCCTGCCGCTGCTGGAGCAGGCCATCGACGTGAAGCGGCGCCACCGCAGTGGCCTGCGCACCAACGTGGGCCTGGCGTTTTCACTCGTGTGCCGCGGCTGCCTGCTGGGTGATCGCGGCGATTTCGCCGCGGCCGAGGACAACTTTGCCGAAGCGCTGACCTGCATGGTGGGCGAAGAACACGAGATCGGCGCCACCATCCACGGCTGGCGCGCCGCGGTGCTGCTGTGGCAGGGCCGCTGGCAGGCCGCCATGTCGGCCGCCGCCGAGTCGGCCCGCATCGCCCGCGCCACGCGCAGCCTGGCGCAGTACTCCATCGCCTGGGCGATCGAACACTACGCACGCTGGATGGACACTGGGCAGGCCACGGCGCTGCAGGGCATCGAAGACGCCACCGCCTGGCTGGCACCGCGCGAGACCGGCCTGTACCGCTCGCTGAACCACGGCTGGTTGACCGAAGGCCTGCTGGCCGTGGGCCGCCGCGAGGCCGCGCGCCACCACGGCGCCCTGGCGCTGCGCCGCGCGCGCCACAGCGACCGCCTGGGCCTGGCCATGAGCCAGCGCGCGCTGGCGCTGGATGCCGCGGCCACGGGCCGGCCGCAGGCCGCGGCCCGCCACCTGGCCCGCGCCCGGGACGCGGCACGGCGACGCGAGTCGCCCCACGAAGCGGCCGGCACGCAGTTGTGCGAGGCCCGCCTGGCGCTGGCCGAAGGCCGCGGCGACCAGGCCCGCGCCCTGCTGGACCCGGCGGCCATGGCCTTCGAACGGCTGGCCATGCCCTGGCACCTGGCGCAGGCGCAGGCCTTGCTGGCACACGGCGCCCACTTCGACGCCGCCACGCTGCTGTGCCCGCGGCCGCTGCCGGTCACGGCGGAGACGGAGGCGGCGGCGAAGGTGGCGTGA